One Hermetia illucens chromosome 4, iHerIll2.2.curated.20191125, whole genome shotgun sequence DNA segment encodes these proteins:
- the LOC119655100 gene encoding uncharacterized protein LOC119655100 isoform X2, translating into MAMAFSSVAVILVLSVCLDRGMATCIIPPLSLQQLGATDPASSALPCPLLQAILKSISNTHANEPVHYVNATEGPNAIDTTESSLGPSQHLKNSPPIFVAIPNIPQVPPVPIHSYVTNHGSQSPVEIERNANGGLSIHVSTKIDFSGNMSLLQQPVPMLGPFVFNNNIQLQFVEPSQSKEEKKEKPCSNCEYPSYSDDEDYYIDDAGSGSHQPMATTTTESDASFTPTTVKA; encoded by the exons ATG GCAATGGCGTTCAGTTCGGTGGCCGTGATTTTAGTCCTGAGTGTTTGTCTGGATCGTGGTATGGCGACTTGCATAATTCCGCCGCTATCACTTCAACAGCTGGGAGCAACCGACC CCGCATCTAGCGCATTACCATGTCCTTTACTACAAGCTATTTTGAAGAGCATTTCCAACACGCATGCAAACGAACCAGTACACTATGTCAATGCAACAGAGGGTCCAAATGCAATCGATACGACTGAATCATCGCTTGGTCCTTCACAACATTTGAAAAATTCTCCGCCAATATTTGTGGCTATTCCAAATATTCCGCAGGTGCCGCCAGTTCCAATTCATTCGTATGTTACTAATCACGGTAGCCAATCCCCAGTGGAAATTGAGAGGAATGCAAATGGTGGACTTTCCATTCATGTTTCAACGAAAATCGATTTCAGTGGAAATATGTCGCTCCTGCAGCAGCCTGTGCCAATGTTAGGACCGTTTGTGTTCAACAACAATATCCAGTTGCAGTTCGTCGAACCGTCACAGTCCAAagaagagaaaaaggaaaagccaTGCAGTAATTGTGAATATCCGAGCTATTCAGACGATGAGGATTACTATATTGATGATGCTGGCTCAGGGAGTCACCAGCCGATGGCGACTACAACAACAGAATCTGATGCCAGCTTCACACCTACTACGGTTAAGgcttga
- the LOC119655100 gene encoding uncharacterized protein LOC119655100 isoform X1 yields MVEAMAFSSVAVILVLSVCLDRGMATCIIPPLSLQQLGATDPASSALPCPLLQAILKSISNTHANEPVHYVNATEGPNAIDTTESSLGPSQHLKNSPPIFVAIPNIPQVPPVPIHSYVTNHGSQSPVEIERNANGGLSIHVSTKIDFSGNMSLLQQPVPMLGPFVFNNNIQLQFVEPSQSKEEKKEKPCSNCEYPSYSDDEDYYIDDAGSGSHQPMATTTTESDASFTPTTVKA; encoded by the exons ATGGTGGAA GCAATGGCGTTCAGTTCGGTGGCCGTGATTTTAGTCCTGAGTGTTTGTCTGGATCGTGGTATGGCGACTTGCATAATTCCGCCGCTATCACTTCAACAGCTGGGAGCAACCGACC CCGCATCTAGCGCATTACCATGTCCTTTACTACAAGCTATTTTGAAGAGCATTTCCAACACGCATGCAAACGAACCAGTACACTATGTCAATGCAACAGAGGGTCCAAATGCAATCGATACGACTGAATCATCGCTTGGTCCTTCACAACATTTGAAAAATTCTCCGCCAATATTTGTGGCTATTCCAAATATTCCGCAGGTGCCGCCAGTTCCAATTCATTCGTATGTTACTAATCACGGTAGCCAATCCCCAGTGGAAATTGAGAGGAATGCAAATGGTGGACTTTCCATTCATGTTTCAACGAAAATCGATTTCAGTGGAAATATGTCGCTCCTGCAGCAGCCTGTGCCAATGTTAGGACCGTTTGTGTTCAACAACAATATCCAGTTGCAGTTCGTCGAACCGTCACAGTCCAAagaagagaaaaaggaaaagccaTGCAGTAATTGTGAATATCCGAGCTATTCAGACGATGAGGATTACTATATTGATGATGCTGGCTCAGGGAGTCACCAGCCGATGGCGACTACAACAACAGAATCTGATGCCAGCTTCACACCTACTACGGTTAAGgcttga
- the LOC119655100 gene encoding uncharacterized protein LOC119655100 isoform X3 has protein sequence MAFSSVAVILVLSVCLDRGMATCIIPPLSLQQLGATDPASSALPCPLLQAILKSISNTHANEPVHYVNATEGPNAIDTTESSLGPSQHLKNSPPIFVAIPNIPQVPPVPIHSYVTNHGSQSPVEIERNANGGLSIHVSTKIDFSGNMSLLQQPVPMLGPFVFNNNIQLQFVEPSQSKEEKKEKPCSNCEYPSYSDDEDYYIDDAGSGSHQPMATTTTESDASFTPTTVKA, from the exons ATGGCGTTCAGTTCGGTGGCCGTGATTTTAGTCCTGAGTGTTTGTCTGGATCGTGGTATGGCGACTTGCATAATTCCGCCGCTATCACTTCAACAGCTGGGAGCAACCGACC CCGCATCTAGCGCATTACCATGTCCTTTACTACAAGCTATTTTGAAGAGCATTTCCAACACGCATGCAAACGAACCAGTACACTATGTCAATGCAACAGAGGGTCCAAATGCAATCGATACGACTGAATCATCGCTTGGTCCTTCACAACATTTGAAAAATTCTCCGCCAATATTTGTGGCTATTCCAAATATTCCGCAGGTGCCGCCAGTTCCAATTCATTCGTATGTTACTAATCACGGTAGCCAATCCCCAGTGGAAATTGAGAGGAATGCAAATGGTGGACTTTCCATTCATGTTTCAACGAAAATCGATTTCAGTGGAAATATGTCGCTCCTGCAGCAGCCTGTGCCAATGTTAGGACCGTTTGTGTTCAACAACAATATCCAGTTGCAGTTCGTCGAACCGTCACAGTCCAAagaagagaaaaaggaaaagccaTGCAGTAATTGTGAATATCCGAGCTATTCAGACGATGAGGATTACTATATTGATGATGCTGGCTCAGGGAGTCACCAGCCGATGGCGACTACAACAACAGAATCTGATGCCAGCTTCACACCTACTACGGTTAAGgcttga